The following proteins are encoded in a genomic region of Desulfosporosinus youngiae DSM 17734:
- a CDS encoding NRDE family protein, producing the protein MCLLFFAYDCHPRYRLILAANRDEYYKRPTQSARFWESHPEVLAGRDLEMLGTWMGITRSGRLAALTNVRDPAAQITNAQSRGMLVKNFLCSQDSPVEYLQDVALNDAFYNPFNLLVGDKSRLMYYRQSSSIMELSPGIYGLSNHSLDTPWPKVLKSKQALANYIENELAIDPQVLFNILVDREPAQDYELPETGISYEFEKLLSSIFIQGSDYGTRSSTVLLIDRHNHVTFKEKSFYSGQEQGVEVDYEFMLSD; encoded by the coding sequence ATGTGTTTGCTCTTTTTTGCATATGACTGTCATCCACGCTATCGCTTGATTCTGGCAGCAAATAGAGATGAGTATTATAAGCGGCCTACCCAAAGTGCCCGCTTCTGGGAGTCTCACCCTGAGGTTCTCGCAGGGAGAGACTTAGAGATGCTCGGGACTTGGATGGGGATTACCCGCTCAGGTCGTTTGGCGGCACTAACTAACGTTCGTGATCCTGCGGCACAGATCACCAATGCTCAATCGCGGGGGATGTTGGTAAAGAACTTCTTGTGTTCTCAGGATTCCCCTGTCGAATATCTGCAAGATGTTGCTCTAAACGATGCTTTCTATAATCCCTTTAATCTATTAGTAGGGGATAAATCAAGGTTAATGTATTATCGACAATCATCGTCTATTATGGAACTTAGCCCTGGAATTTATGGTCTCAGCAATCACAGTCTGGATACACCTTGGCCTAAGGTTCTCAAAAGCAAGCAGGCCTTAGCAAACTACATAGAAAATGAGTTGGCGATTGATCCACAAGTTCTCTTTAATATTTTGGTAGATAGGGAACCTGCTCAGGATTATGAATTGCCTGAAACAGGGATAAGTTATGAGTTCGAGAAACTGCTGTCTTCGATCTTTATCCAAGGGTCTGACTATGGAACAAGATCTTCTACAGTACTTTTAATAGATCGTCACAACCATGTAACGTTTAAGGAAAAAAGTTTTTATTCAGGTCAGGAACAAGGTGTCGAGGTAGACTATGAGTTTATGCTTAGTGATTGA
- a CDS encoding DsbA family oxidoreductase, producing MSNKIIVFSDFLUPYCMIGKVPLDQLARDKNLTVEWKAFELRPEGIELPVKSADYLAKAKAGIEALGQKYGLRMTFNEKSKHSRLALEGSKFAEEHGLGNPYHDAVFRAQFQEQRNINDLSVLSDIAGQIGLDQEEFKQALLTGKYGQAVSDDVEEAQRLGIQSVPCFIADGRAVHGAQSYEALEKFIQGTTGGFPLDVK from the coding sequence ATGAGCAATAAAATAATTGTTTTCTCGGATTTTTTATGACCCTATTGCATGATAGGGAAGGTCCCCCTTGACCAGTTGGCCAGGGATAAAAATTTAACTGTAGAGTGGAAAGCGTTTGAACTTAGGCCCGAGGGGATTGAACTCCCCGTGAAATCGGCTGATTACCTGGCCAAAGCTAAGGCGGGAATCGAAGCTTTAGGTCAGAAGTACGGGCTCCGTATGACGTTTAATGAAAAGAGCAAGCACTCAAGATTAGCTCTGGAAGGGTCTAAATTTGCAGAAGAGCATGGGCTTGGCAACCCATATCATGACGCAGTTTTTAGAGCTCAATTTCAGGAACAAAGAAACATTAATGACCTGAGCGTCTTAAGTGATATAGCGGGACAAATCGGATTGGATCAGGAGGAATTTAAGCAGGCTCTCTTAACTGGAAAATACGGGCAAGCCGTATCGGACGATGTAGAGGAAGCGCAACGCTTAGGAATTCAAAGTGTTCCATGTTTTATCGCGGATGGCCGCGCTGTCCATGGTGCTCAGAGTTATGAAGCACTGGAGAAATTTATTCAGGGAACCACGGGCGGGTTTCCTTTGGATGTTAAGTGA
- a CDS encoding sulfite reductase subunit alpha/beta has translation MELTDEQKKALKGQGYIAYKDGVHFSCRVLTQAGRINSQESRKITEICENYGRGYFTLTQRLNVEIPWIKYQDLETVTRELKEAGLSIGSTGMRARPALACKGDVCQLSFFDTAEIAGQINERFYKGRYDVALPNKFRVTISGCRNGCSKPQLGCIGLQGRKPGEVAIIIGGMSGKESFIGRELPGVYPVSEALDMVERAMDYYLENGQKGERFAETVERIGFETVMNFLSRE, from the coding sequence ATGGAATTGACAGATGAACAGAAGAAGGCTTTAAAGGGGCAGGGATACATTGCCTATAAGGATGGTGTCCATTTTTCTTGCAGAGTTTTGACACAAGCAGGGAGAATAAATTCTCAGGAATCTCGAAAGATAACAGAGATCTGCGAGAATTATGGCAGGGGGTATTTTACCCTAACCCAACGCCTGAATGTGGAAATTCCTTGGATTAAGTATCAGGATCTGGAGACAGTTACTCGTGAACTTAAGGAAGCCGGTTTATCGATCGGAAGCACGGGAATGAGGGCCAGGCCCGCCCTTGCTTGTAAAGGGGATGTTTGTCAACTTAGCTTTTTCGACACAGCAGAAATAGCTGGACAGATTAACGAACGGTTTTATAAAGGGAGGTACGACGTTGCGCTCCCGAATAAATTTAGAGTAACAATAAGCGGGTGCAGAAATGGCTGCTCAAAGCCTCAGTTGGGGTGTATAGGATTACAAGGGCGAAAACCTGGCGAAGTCGCGATTATCATCGGTGGGATGTCTGGTAAGGAGTCCTTTATAGGAAGGGAATTGCCAGGGGTATATCCAGTCAGTGAGGCGCTGGATATGGTGGAAAGGGCGATGGATTATTACCTCGAAAACGGTCAAAAAGGAGAACGATTCGCCGAGACCGTGGAAAGAATTGGTTTCGAAACTGTTATGAACTTTCTTTCAAGGGAGTAA
- a CDS encoding GNAT family N-acetyltransferase: MTIDAYRSLSDKAKEEILDLESSCIEHDNLRGSFFLDPSLNFEPQINSFFLYYQKGQLISMLSMFIPTKHEAEITAYTLPACRGKGYFKSLLGKAVEELTKFDIPELLFVCESNSTLGKQVIKALKADYKHTEYFMRLDKSRYSCLKSYRLKLLKAEQKDFERAITANMSVFGDSYEESKSLIKNCFESDTRVHYLAVLNEEIIGVASANLEGEDVSIFGLGVVPDYHGKGYGKELLHLMVDRFLKRGRSEITIEVHSENESALALYKTTGFRIEVAYEYYGAKVNQVL, encoded by the coding sequence ATGACAATAGATGCTTATAGAAGTTTAAGTGACAAAGCGAAAGAGGAGATCCTTGACCTGGAAAGTAGTTGTATTGAACATGATAATCTAAGAGGAAGCTTCTTTTTAGATCCGTCTTTGAACTTTGAGCCGCAGATAAACAGCTTTTTTCTTTATTACCAAAAAGGTCAGTTAATAAGCATGCTGTCTATGTTCATTCCCACAAAACATGAGGCTGAGATTACGGCATATACGCTGCCGGCATGTAGAGGAAAAGGGTATTTCAAGTCTTTATTAGGCAAGGCAGTTGAAGAATTAACAAAATTTGATATCCCTGAGCTGCTGTTTGTCTGTGAAAGTAACTCAACCTTAGGCAAACAGGTAATTAAGGCACTCAAGGCAGATTATAAACATACCGAGTATTTTATGAGACTTGATAAATCCAGGTATTCTTGTTTAAAGTCATATCGCCTAAAGCTTTTAAAGGCAGAGCAAAAGGATTTTGAAAGGGCCATTACCGCTAACATGAGTGTTTTTGGGGATAGTTACGAAGAATCTAAGAGTCTCATTAAAAATTGCTTCGAATCAGACACGCGAGTCCATTACCTGGCGGTCTTAAATGAGGAGATTATTGGGGTAGCTTCAGCCAATCTAGAAGGAGAAGACGTGTCGATATTTGGGCTGGGAGTGGTGCCTGACTATCACGGTAAGGGGTACGGGAAAGAACTGCTTCATTTAATGGTCGATAGGTTTTTAAAAAGAGGAAGATCTGAAATAACCATAGAGGTCCATAGTGAGAATGAAAGTGCTTTAGCGCTCTACAAGACGACCGGTTTTCGCATTGAGGTCGCTTATGAATATTATGGGGCTAAGGTCAATCAGGTGTTGTGA
- a CDS encoding uroporphyrinogen decarboxylase family protein, with protein MNKIERILASVRFEKVDRIPKGEFHLEDDFIAELLGLKEKVRFKDRIEACERCGLDALAFTPTCSQDNNPGGWEELEQWRKETDFFIFAIIDGPFQGTAKLFTSFTDYLMAIAKHDPIIQELVTKSVTANLELGHKALALGANGIIVADDIAYQSGTFVSPTALRKGFFPGLAEQVDSFRAQNIPVFFHADGDLLRVMEDIVDIGFSGLHSLDFPSLVDIAKVRMMTKNRLCMMGGYDLSWFAGTDRLEKVSELLNAVSGGEMGSGYIFGSSAGILGSTVRAEQVLDVYQHVSKLSVE; from the coding sequence GTGAATAAAATCGAAAGAATTCTGGCGTCGGTACGTTTTGAGAAGGTTGATCGCATACCTAAAGGGGAGTTTCATCTTGAAGATGATTTTATAGCAGAATTATTAGGTCTCAAGGAGAAGGTGAGGTTCAAGGACAGAATTGAGGCTTGTGAACGTTGTGGGCTCGATGCCTTGGCTTTTACCCCAACCTGTTCTCAAGATAACAACCCGGGAGGTTGGGAAGAATTAGAACAATGGCGGAAAGAGACTGATTTTTTTATCTTTGCAATTATTGATGGCCCTTTTCAAGGAACGGCTAAGCTATTTACTTCATTTACGGATTATTTGATGGCAATAGCAAAACATGACCCGATCATCCAGGAGCTTGTCACTAAATCTGTGACCGCTAATCTTGAGCTTGGGCACAAAGCTTTGGCTTTAGGGGCTAACGGAATAATCGTTGCGGATGATATAGCGTATCAAAGTGGAACGTTCGTTTCGCCAACGGCTCTGCGTAAGGGCTTTTTTCCTGGACTCGCGGAACAGGTGGATAGTTTCAGAGCACAAAACATTCCGGTTTTTTTCCATGCCGATGGAGATTTACTGCGAGTGATGGAGGATATTGTTGATATTGGTTTCAGCGGACTGCATTCCCTGGATTTTCCTTCCCTTGTTGACATTGCGAAGGTCAGAATGATGACAAAAAACAGACTCTGTATGATGGGCGGATATGATTTGAGCTGGTTTGCAGGAACGGACAGGCTTGAAAAGGTTTCGGAATTATTAAACGCGGTTTCCGGAGGGGAGATGGGGAGCGGATATATCTTTGGCAGCAGCGCAGGAATTCTGGGAAGTACGGTACGGGCCGAGCAGGTTCTTGATGTTTATCAGCACGTAAGTAAACTATCGGTAGAATAA
- a CDS encoding 1,4-dihydroxy-6-naphthoate synthase, protein MNIAFSPCPNDTFVFHAWVHGLVPGAPKLEVTYADIDITNSLAAGSNGPDVVKISYAALPWVLSEYALLPCGGALGKGCGPLLLTSNRAGSFIDPAKLHHSRVAVPSERSTAYLLFRLWAAQHVPGGVGEIIVLPFHEIMPAVRDGLVDAGLVIHEARFTYPSYGLILMADLGSWWEQTTNLPIPLGAIIARRSLDLPAITGWIQASVRYAWAYPERSREYVLHHSQELSAEVTQAHIKLYVNEFTETIGELGYKAVETLLSKASLEGLVPKVDPEKLRF, encoded by the coding sequence ATGAACATTGCGTTCTCTCCTTGCCCCAATGACACGTTTGTTTTTCATGCCTGGGTACACGGTCTTGTACCCGGTGCACCTAAGCTTGAAGTAACCTACGCGGATATTGACATCACGAATAGTTTAGCTGCCGGTTCTAACGGTCCGGATGTGGTTAAGATCTCATACGCAGCGCTGCCGTGGGTATTGTCGGAGTACGCTTTGCTGCCATGTGGAGGTGCGTTGGGTAAAGGTTGCGGGCCATTGTTGCTGACCTCAAACAGGGCAGGGAGTTTTATTGATCCGGCAAAGCTGCATCATAGCAGGGTGGCGGTTCCAAGTGAACGTTCAACCGCGTATTTACTTTTCCGGTTATGGGCGGCTCAGCATGTACCGGGAGGAGTGGGCGAGATTATTGTTCTGCCCTTCCACGAGATCATGCCGGCGGTGCGGGATGGTTTGGTTGATGCCGGGCTTGTGATCCACGAGGCTCGTTTCACCTATCCTTCGTACGGGTTAATCCTAATGGCGGACTTGGGAAGCTGGTGGGAGCAAACGACGAATCTGCCGATTCCTTTGGGGGCGATTATTGCCCGCCGGTCGCTCGATCTTCCGGCAATCACCGGCTGGATTCAGGCTTCTGTCAGATATGCATGGGCTTACCCCGAGCGGTCAAGAGAATACGTGCTTCATCACAGCCAGGAACTGTCTGCCGAAGTCACTCAAGCGCATATTAAGCTTTATGTTAACGAATTCACCGAAACTATTGGTGAGCTCGGTTATAAAGCGGTAGAAACTTTGCTCAGTAAGGCTTCCTTGGAGGGGCTGGTACCGAAGGTGGATCCGGAGAAGCTGCGTTTTTGA
- a CDS encoding L-lactate permease — translation MSISSLLLTLTPIAVIIAMLVIWKKPADISGVAGWIVVSLIAFLFFQTSLEVIFRSTIAGVVRSFTVSLVVAASLLQMAFMEKTGALKRIIIFIKTIACENKAVQIMMINIGFGTLMVSVGATPVSLLPPIMLALGYSTYVSIALPCIGYDALCTYALLGAPIVVFVDVANSFLGKGHEISLSQAGSVFFMFLPIISTMIGFCMLWIVGQWQAIKEGWLPVVITGAAITAVSYFTNKVDRLVVLTGIMCGAAVIIVMAVYLLSTGKKIIDRRRLSREELDYERSYPLWKALSPWGLLIIVILALNLPTDMFNLLYRKFTLPIAGLAADGKPIMTRALWNAYTWIFVSTFVSMIFIKPTASQVKETFSLWWKRAPRPVFAAAIFFVIGEIMNMTGFDMASNKYVVPSMVQVLANFSSQIFSDAYGAVVAFIGLLGGFITGSEASTIAMFATYTLKTSNMLHMGLLEMLIITAGLAFGGGLASVVSPAKLQNASAAIDKLGEETQVIRIAFVFALLLTAMTAGTVMVLLGIYA, via the coding sequence GTGTCTATCAGTTCACTTTTATTAACATTGACGCCGATTGCCGTTATTATAGCGATGCTGGTCATCTGGAAAAAACCCGCGGATATAAGTGGTGTGGCCGGCTGGATTGTTGTTTCCCTGATCGCGTTCTTATTCTTTCAAACGAGTCTTGAAGTGATTTTTCGGTCCACCATAGCAGGAGTTGTTCGCTCGTTTACGGTTTCTTTAGTGGTTGCGGCTTCCCTGCTGCAGATGGCTTTTATGGAAAAAACCGGGGCTCTTAAAAGGATCATCATTTTTATCAAAACCATTGCCTGCGAAAATAAAGCAGTACAAATCATGATGATTAACATTGGTTTTGGGACGCTTATGGTGTCCGTAGGGGCAACTCCTGTCTCATTGCTGCCGCCTATTATGCTGGCCCTGGGCTATTCAACCTATGTTTCCATTGCTCTTCCGTGCATCGGGTATGATGCTCTTTGCACTTATGCATTATTGGGGGCACCTATTGTTGTCTTTGTCGATGTAGCCAATTCCTTTCTGGGTAAAGGCCACGAAATAAGTTTATCCCAGGCGGGCAGCGTTTTTTTCATGTTCTTACCGATTATTTCTACCATGATTGGGTTTTGCATGCTCTGGATTGTCGGACAGTGGCAGGCAATTAAAGAGGGTTGGCTGCCGGTTGTTATTACCGGAGCAGCGATAACAGCCGTTTCATATTTTACGAACAAAGTCGACAGACTAGTCGTTCTGACGGGTATCATGTGCGGTGCCGCAGTTATTATTGTTATGGCAGTTTATCTATTATCCACAGGAAAAAAGATCATTGATAGACGCCGGCTTTCTCGTGAAGAGCTAGACTACGAGAGAAGCTATCCTTTATGGAAGGCTTTATCCCCCTGGGGCCTCCTGATTATTGTCATCCTGGCTCTCAACCTGCCAACGGATATGTTCAATCTTCTATACCGAAAGTTTACCCTTCCGATCGCAGGCTTGGCGGCTGATGGCAAGCCTATCATGACAAGAGCTTTATGGAATGCTTATACATGGATTTTTGTAAGCACCTTTGTTTCTATGATCTTTATCAAGCCAACAGCATCTCAAGTAAAAGAGACCTTCAGTTTGTGGTGGAAGAGGGCTCCCAGACCGGTCTTTGCAGCAGCAATTTTCTTCGTTATCGGAGAAATAATGAATATGACCGGCTTTGATATGGCATCAAATAAGTATGTTGTGCCAAGTATGGTCCAAGTATTGGCGAATTTCTCATCTCAGATTTTTAGTGATGCTTATGGTGCCGTCGTTGCTTTTATCGGCTTATTGGGAGGATTTATAACAGGCAGCGAAGCCTCTACCATAGCTATGTTTGCAACTTATACTTTGAAAACCTCAAATATGCTTCATATGGGATTGCTTGAAATGTTAATTATTACTGCCGGCTTAGCCTTTGGAGGGGGATTGGCGAGCGTTGTTTCCCCGGCAAAACTGCAGAATGCTTCGGCAGCAATTGATAAATTGGGGGAAGAAACCCAGGTTATCAGAATTGCCTTTGTTTTTGCCTTGCTTTTAACGGCAATGACGGCAGGAACGGTCATGGTGCTCTTGGGTATTTATGCTTAG
- a CDS encoding futalosine hydrolase, translated as MNLELQGPKSIKGYSQQSNLRVLVVTAVPTEKETVLQALQGDPRFDVLVGGAGSVAAAVNTARTLAAAEYSLVICAGIGGGFPGRAEVGSLVVGTEIVAADLGAETPDGFAGLEKLGFGFTRIQSDAYLVERVANALQRAKLPVITGPVLTVSTVTGTAETAAEMAARVKGASAEAMEGFGVGFAALDRGLPVLEIRAISNMVGPRDRSAWQIKEALEVLKAACEVLTEVFAV; from the coding sequence TTGAATTTAGAATTACAGGGGCCAAAGAGTATAAAGGGTTACTCACAGCAATCTAACTTGCGTGTCTTAGTAGTGACCGCAGTTCCAACTGAGAAGGAGACCGTATTACAGGCTTTACAAGGGGATCCAAGGTTTGATGTTTTAGTTGGGGGTGCCGGTTCGGTGGCTGCCGCAGTGAATACGGCCAGAACTCTTGCCGCAGCTGAATACAGTTTAGTTATTTGTGCAGGTATTGGCGGAGGCTTTCCTGGCAGAGCAGAGGTAGGTTCACTCGTAGTAGGAACAGAGATTGTAGCTGCTGATTTAGGTGCGGAGACTCCGGACGGATTCGCTGGTCTGGAAAAATTGGGCTTCGGTTTTACCCGAATTCAATCGGATGCTTATTTGGTAGAGCGTGTTGCTAATGCCTTACAAAGGGCCAAGCTGCCCGTTATTACAGGCCCGGTCCTGACAGTCTCAACTGTTACAGGTACGGCGGAGACTGCTGCGGAAATGGCTGCCCGGGTAAAGGGAGCTTCAGCGGAAGCCATGGAGGGATTCGGCGTTGGATTTGCAGCGCTTGACCGCGGTCTGCCTGTTCTGGAGATTCGCGCGATCTCAAATATGGTAGGCCCTCGTGATCGGTCCGCCTGGCAGATTAAAGAGGCATTAGAGGTTTTGAAGGCCGCCTGCGAAGTATTAACGGAGGTATTTGCAGTATGA
- a CDS encoding RidA family protein has protein sequence MLRKAYTADGAVAIGPYSHAVESGDLIYLSGQTPIDPTTGKLVTGDIMNQTEQCFKNLFNVLSDSGLTQANVIKVNVFLTDMSHFGAMNSVYQTQFSSPYPARTTIGVASLPLGAKVEIEMIARRGNH, from the coding sequence ATGCTGCGCAAAGCTTATACCGCTGATGGGGCGGTAGCAATTGGTCCCTACTCCCATGCAGTCGAATCAGGTGATCTGATTTACCTTTCCGGTCAAACCCCTATCGATCCGACAACCGGGAAACTTGTCACGGGTGATATCATGAATCAAACTGAACAATGCTTTAAGAACTTATTTAACGTGTTATCAGATTCAGGTCTGACCCAGGCTAATGTTATTAAGGTTAATGTTTTTCTAACGGACATGAGTCACTTTGGGGCTATGAATTCAGTCTATCAAACTCAATTTTCTTCTCCTTATCCCGCTAGAACGACTATTGGTGTTGCCTCATTGCCGCTGGGGGCCAAGGTGGAAATCGAAATGATTGCAAGAAGAGGAAATCACTAA
- a CDS encoding C4-dicarboxylate ABC transporter, which produces MLERHIIKYLAPGWFAVVMGTGGLANILYQWRYVFPAGQTLGLVVAALADLLYFVVLVPWVMRWLSFFEYAQRDLHHPVAGNFFVTMPVATIIVGTNVYTIWSPYLGGSTTFMIAIIAWMIGVAGVCFFSFYTTFRIIQVEAAPKPETTNFSWIMAPIANMATLLLGNAVVILSLNFKPAWSMSILIVNIIMLGIGFLLFVFISAVIFVRLVQHALPPAELTPSFGILLSAVGLAVIAIIDVAKSAQSLGILTSVDLADLGAAIIWGFGIWVIGITILISIHHMRRGGIPFGLGWWAFIFPLAAYTIASQKIASIFLSPLTYGFSLLLTLLLVLLWVYVFIKTVAGAFSGKLFMGSPISQPIGKTIPGKSQRRK; this is translated from the coding sequence ATGCTTGAGCGTCACATCATAAAATACTTGGCACCCGGGTGGTTCGCCGTAGTTATGGGTACAGGAGGTCTCGCAAATATCCTATATCAATGGCGGTATGTTTTTCCTGCCGGACAGACGCTGGGTTTAGTCGTCGCAGCACTGGCGGATCTCCTTTACTTTGTAGTTCTCGTTCCTTGGGTTATGCGCTGGCTCTCTTTTTTTGAGTATGCTCAAAGAGATCTTCATCATCCGGTGGCAGGCAATTTCTTTGTCACTATGCCTGTTGCAACTATTATTGTAGGAACTAATGTCTATACAATCTGGAGCCCATATCTTGGGGGATCCACGACGTTCATGATTGCGATAATTGCCTGGATGATAGGGGTAGCAGGAGTTTGCTTCTTCTCTTTTTATACGACCTTTAGGATTATTCAGGTTGAAGCGGCACCTAAGCCGGAAACCACAAACTTCTCCTGGATTATGGCACCCATTGCTAATATGGCCACCTTATTATTAGGGAATGCCGTAGTAATTCTAAGTCTGAACTTTAAGCCGGCCTGGAGTATGTCTATACTAATTGTCAACATAATTATGCTGGGAATAGGTTTTTTATTGTTTGTATTTATCAGTGCCGTGATTTTTGTTCGGCTTGTCCAGCACGCGCTTCCTCCTGCAGAGTTAACCCCTTCTTTTGGAATCTTATTAAGCGCGGTTGGTCTCGCTGTTATTGCTATCATCGATGTTGCTAAAAGCGCCCAAAGCCTTGGAATATTGACATCCGTTGATCTAGCCGACTTGGGAGCGGCAATCATATGGGGGTTTGGAATTTGGGTGATTGGAATAACCATCCTTATTTCAATCCATCATATGCGAAGAGGTGGAATCCCTTTTGGCTTGGGATGGTGGGCGTTTATCTTCCCCTTGGCTGCCTATACAATAGCCAGCCAGAAAATAGCGTCCATTTTTCTCTCGCCCCTTACTTACGGCTTTAGTTTGCTTTTAACATTATTGCTCGTTCTGCTCTGGGTGTACGTTTTTATAAAAACTGTGGCAGGAGCGTTCAGTGGTAAGCTTTTTATGGGCAGCCCAATTTCTCAACCTATAGGGAAAACTATCCCCGGGAAATCACAAAGGAGGAAGTGA
- the nrfD gene encoding NrfD/PsrC family molybdoenzyme membrane anchor subunit → MGHWGWLIAIYLFLGGLGAGAYLTSFAAEKGLLGKTTNLNRVGYYVSAPLVAIGAFLLIFDLGQGLKKPWLIINMFLNFSSVMTWGIYILSAFIFVGLIKGYFVWKKKQTPDILTYVGAILALSTAAYTGMLLAVVEGVPFWNSYLMPVVFVVSALSTGLSLTSLLAHLFEEHQAHEARVNQVHLGLVGTEIAVLAAFFALIYSGSQGTVAKLSANLLLSESLAIPFWLLLVAIGLVGPLVYYVQQSRGQKKVLSAMKENDSQSSEVSKSGAGGSSKIVLLCDGAVMIGGLTLRCLIVFAALPVWNGLLG, encoded by the coding sequence ATGGGACATTGGGGTTGGCTCATTGCTATATACCTATTTTTAGGTGGACTTGGTGCAGGCGCATATTTGACGTCTTTTGCAGCTGAGAAAGGACTATTAGGCAAGACAACTAATTTAAATCGAGTGGGTTATTATGTTTCAGCACCTCTTGTTGCTATTGGGGCATTTCTATTGATTTTTGATTTGGGGCAAGGCTTAAAGAAGCCTTGGTTAATCATAAACATGTTTCTCAATTTTAGTTCGGTTATGACCTGGGGAATTTATATTCTCAGTGCCTTTATCTTTGTAGGGCTTATTAAGGGGTATTTTGTTTGGAAGAAAAAACAAACTCCGGATATATTAACTTATGTTGGCGCGATATTAGCTTTATCGACCGCTGCTTATACAGGAATGCTGTTAGCAGTTGTTGAAGGAGTGCCTTTTTGGAACTCGTATCTAATGCCAGTGGTTTTTGTCGTATCGGCTCTTTCCACAGGTCTGTCGTTGACATCATTATTAGCACATTTATTTGAAGAACACCAAGCTCATGAGGCTCGGGTTAACCAAGTCCATTTAGGGTTGGTTGGCACTGAAATCGCAGTACTTGCCGCTTTCTTCGCACTCATTTATTCTGGAAGCCAGGGAACGGTCGCTAAGTTATCCGCTAATCTTTTACTGTCCGAATCCCTTGCCATACCTTTCTGGCTGCTGCTCGTAGCAATAGGTTTAGTTGGACCGTTGGTATATTACGTTCAACAGTCACGCGGCCAGAAAAAAGTGCTTTCAGCGATGAAAGAAAACGATTCCCAGAGTTCAGAGGTTTCTAAATCAGGAGCCGGGGGAAGTTCAAAAATAGTATTGCTTTGTGACGGAGCGGTAATGATAGGCGGGCTCACTTTACGCTGTCTGATTGTTTTTGCGGCACTTCCTGTTTGGAATGGGCTATTGGGTTAA